Proteins encoded by one window of Microplitis mediator isolate UGA2020A chromosome 1, iyMicMedi2.1, whole genome shotgun sequence:
- the LOC130671947 gene encoding nascent polypeptide-associated complex subunit alpha, muscle-specific form isoform X4: MEPRPDDQAGRGVSQQLNQNQQRPAPLSPRYPINETGRLSGQPPPNLHRLDSRTSLSPSGSPQFPPPRPQFPQRLQSPGTPPGNFPRPPQGLQSPGRFPHPGSPGIRSPFPNQRLPFNPQNQIRPRPPLEATNSQLRFPPRIVTNNESLRTPRDLRLDKMEDDKNKRPVSRDGDEEDDDDDVVMDEKEVISSTTNNEPEQIQMSSKAESLSPSPKPMTPVPTPSPKAATPSPIPSPKVATPVPSPSPKAITPEPSFSLKAETPVPIPSPKVATPVPSPSPKAATPEPSFSPKAETPVPIPSPKVATPVPSPSPKVATPMQSPSPKVATPVPSPSPKAVTPEPVLSSKAATPVPTPSPKAVTPVPTSPKAATPIPSPSPKVATPVPSPSPKTAASIEDLKNDQEDQSRSSSSRSVKSPTKSVNLLEPGSRSMTPSPDIKGFDNGKPRSLTPKSPSPTPAPESPSPKAISPLPKTSPLPSPTLAPPSKSGSPAPVTPVPSSPIATPSIPATPGTASPKPPISPKTPGTPKEDKKKTTFADDTIQESASDQVKFTRIGTPAVIDKPEPPQCPLDTPKSMKRSTSGRSIKSEANENGTSKATGNEQPTTNGVAVSPTKKPSKPKTVGSPIKSPSKSIKSLPRTPEAGPPSTDKKKLPMNKVQVGAAPSPNLKTVRSKIGSLENASYKPGGGKIKIENRKLDFSNAQPKIAAKNDKYTPSGGDKKITQVKLQWNAKPKVGSLDNATYKPGGGDKKIETIKLDFKDKAKPKVGSKDNAKHTPGGGTVKSGATTPKTPQEMSDNIETQKIDIKAESKVGSKDNMKHKPGGGDKKIFDDKDYLRQMGGSSNAQSVNGSGTQSPVPSISDGKNGLPTSDENLNQEY, from the exons ATGGAGCCGAGGCCTGATGACCAAGCAGGCAGAGGTGTATCG cAGCAACTTAACCAAAATCAACAGAGACCAGCTCCACTATCGCCAAGGTACCCAATAAACGAAACTGGTCGTTTAAGCGGGCAACCTCCGCCAAATCTTCACAGACTCGACAGTCGTACTTCCCTATCACCAAGCGGTTCTCCACAGTTTCCACCACCGCGTCCACAATTTCCTCAGCGGCTTCAAAGCCCAGGAACTCCTCCCGGTAACTTTCCACGTCCTCCACAAGGTCTTCAAAGTCCAGGACGATTTCCTCATCCGGGATCTCCAGGAATCCGTTCTCCATTTCCAAATCAACGATTGCCTTTCAATCCTCAGAATCAAATAAGACCTAGGCCTCCTCTGGAAGCCACCAACTCACAATTACGTTTTCCTCCACGAATAGTTACCAACAATGAAAGCTTAAGGACACCGCGAGATCTACGACTAGACAAAATGgaagatgataaaaataagagACCAGTTTCACGTGACGGGGACGAAGaagatgatgacgatgatgtTGTCATGGATGAAAAAGAAGTGATAAGTTCTACAACGAACAATGAACCTGAACAGATTCAAATGTCTTCAAAGGCTGAAAGTCTTAGTCCTAGTCCAAAACCAATGACTCCCGTACCAACTCCAAGTCCAAAAGCTGCTACTCCATCACCAATCCCTAGTCCAAAAGTTGCAACACCAGTACCAAGTCCTAGTCCAAAAGCTATAACACCAGAACCATCTTTCAGTCTAAAAGCTGAAACACCAGTACCAATTCCTAGTCCAAAAGTTGCAACACCAGTACCAAGTCCTAGTCCAAAAGCTGCAACACCAGAACCATCTTTCAGTCCAAAAGCTGAGACACCAGTACCAATTCCTAGTCCAAAAGTTGCAACACCAGTACCAAGTCCTAGTCCAAAAGTTGCAACACCAATGCAGAGTCCTAGTCCGAAAGTTGCAACACCAGTACCAAGTCCTAGTCCAAAAGCTGTAACACCAGAACCAGTCCTCAGTTCAAAAGCAGCTACACCGGTACCAACTCCTAGTCCAAAAGCAGTTACACCGGTACCAACTAGTCCAAAAGCAGCTACACCGATACCAAGTCCTAGTCCAAAAGTGGCTACACCGGTACCAAGTCCTAGTCCAAAGACTGCTGCTTCAatagaagatttaaaaaatgatcaagAAGATCAATCAAGATCATCAAGTTCTAGATCAGTTAAATCTCCTACCAAATCAGTAAATTTACTAGAACCGGGATCTAGATCAATGACGCCTAGTCCTGACATCAAGGGATTCGATAACGGGAAACCTAGATCACTGACTCCCAAATCACCATCTCCGACCCCAGCTCCTGAATCTCCATCACCAAAAGCGATATCTCCATTGCCTAAAACTTCACCTCTTCCATCACCAACTCTAGCTCCCCCTTCCAAGTCTGGGTCTCCAGCGCCAGTGACTCCTGTTCCCTCATCTCCAATCGCAACACCTTCAATCCCAGCAACTCCAGGGACTGCATCCCCTAAGCCTCCAATTTCACCCAAAACTCCCGGGACTCCCAAAGAGGACAAAAAGAAAACTACTTTCGCTGATGACACAATCCAGGAGTCTGCAAGTGACCAAGTAAAATTTACGAGAATTGGGACTCCTGCGGTAATTGATAAGCCCGAACCGCCGCAGTGTCCACTTGACACCCCCAAATCTATGAAACGGTCAACTTCTGGGCGATCTATTAAATCAG aagccAATGAAAATGGAACAAGTAAAGCTACAGGAAATGAA CAGCCAACGACAAACGGCGTAGCTGTTTCGCCAACAAAAAAACCGTCAAAACCTAAAACAGTCGGATCACCCATCAAATCTCCAAGCAAATCTATTAAATCATTACCAAGAACTCCAGAGGCTGGTCCTCCGTcaactgataaaaaaa AATTGCCGATGAACAAAGTTCAAGTAGGCGCAGCCCCGTCACCAAATCTTAAAACAGTTCGTTCAAAAATAGGATCCCTGGAGAACGCGAGTTACAAACCAGGAggtggtaaaataaaaattgaaaacagaAAACTTGATTTTAGTAACGCCCAACCAAAAATCGCTGCTAAAAACGACAAATACACACCCAGTGGCGGCGACAAAAAG ATAACTCAAGTAAAACTACAATGGAATGCTAAACCCAAAGTCGGATCTCTTGATAACGCGACTTACAAACCCGGCGgcggtgataaaaaaatagaaactaTTAAACTCGATTTTAAAGACAAGGCTAAACCTAAAGTTGGATCTAAAGATAATGCTAAGCACACACCCGGCGGAGGAACTGTAAAg TCGGGTGCAACAACGCCCAAGACTCCCCAGGAAATGTCGGACAAC ATCGAGACGCAGAAGATTGATATCAAAGCTGAGAGCAAAGTTGGCTCGAAGGATAATATGAAACACAAACCAGGAGGTGGTGATAAGAAAATCTTCGATGACAAAGATTATTTACGACAAATGGGGGGTTCTTCAAATGCACAAAGTGTCAACGGTAGTGGTACTCAG
- the LOC130671947 gene encoding nascent polypeptide-associated complex subunit alpha, muscle-specific form isoform X5, translated as MEPRPDDQAGRGVSQQLNQNQQRPAPLSPRYPINETGRLSGQPPPNLHRLDSRTSLSPSGSPQFPPPRPQFPQRLQSPGTPPGNFPRPPQGLQSPGRFPHPGSPGIRSPFPNQRLPFNPQNQIRPRPPLEATNSQLRFPPRIVTNNESLRTPRDLRLDKMEDDKNKRPVSRDGDEEDDDDDVVMDEKEVISSTTNNEPEQIQMSSKAESLSPSPKPMTPVPTPSPKAATPSPIPSPKVATPVPSPSPKAITPEPSFSLKAETPVPIPSPKVATPVPSPSPKAATPEPSFSPKAETPVPIPSPKVATPVPSPSPKVATPMQSPSPKVATPVPSPSPKAVTPEPVLSSKAATPVPTPSPKAVTPVPTSPKAATPIPSPSPKVATPVPSPSPKTAASIEDLKNDQEDQSRSSSSRSVKSPTKSVNLLEPGSRSMTPSPDIKGFDNGKPRSLTPKSPSPTPAPESPSPKAISPLPKTSPLPSPTLAPPSKSGSPAPVTPVPSSPIATPSIPATPGTASPKPPISPKTPGTPKEDKKKTTFADDTIQESASDQVKFTRIGTPAVIDKPEPPQCPLDTPKSMKRSTSGRSIKSEANENGTSKATGNEQPTTNGVAVSPTKKPSKPKTVGSPIKSPSKSIKSLPRTPEAGPPSTDKKKLPMNKVQVGAAPSPNLKTVRSKIGSLENASYKPGGGKIKIENRKLDFSNAQPKIAAKNDKYTPSGGDKKITQVKLQWNAKPKVGSLDNATYKPGGGDKKIETIKLDFKDKAKPKVGSKDNAKHTPGGGTVKIETQKIDIKAESKVGSKDNMKHKPGGGDKKIFDDKDYLRQMGGSSNAQSVNGSGTQSPVPSISDGKNGLPTSDENLNQEY; from the exons ATGGAGCCGAGGCCTGATGACCAAGCAGGCAGAGGTGTATCG cAGCAACTTAACCAAAATCAACAGAGACCAGCTCCACTATCGCCAAGGTACCCAATAAACGAAACTGGTCGTTTAAGCGGGCAACCTCCGCCAAATCTTCACAGACTCGACAGTCGTACTTCCCTATCACCAAGCGGTTCTCCACAGTTTCCACCACCGCGTCCACAATTTCCTCAGCGGCTTCAAAGCCCAGGAACTCCTCCCGGTAACTTTCCACGTCCTCCACAAGGTCTTCAAAGTCCAGGACGATTTCCTCATCCGGGATCTCCAGGAATCCGTTCTCCATTTCCAAATCAACGATTGCCTTTCAATCCTCAGAATCAAATAAGACCTAGGCCTCCTCTGGAAGCCACCAACTCACAATTACGTTTTCCTCCACGAATAGTTACCAACAATGAAAGCTTAAGGACACCGCGAGATCTACGACTAGACAAAATGgaagatgataaaaataagagACCAGTTTCACGTGACGGGGACGAAGaagatgatgacgatgatgtTGTCATGGATGAAAAAGAAGTGATAAGTTCTACAACGAACAATGAACCTGAACAGATTCAAATGTCTTCAAAGGCTGAAAGTCTTAGTCCTAGTCCAAAACCAATGACTCCCGTACCAACTCCAAGTCCAAAAGCTGCTACTCCATCACCAATCCCTAGTCCAAAAGTTGCAACACCAGTACCAAGTCCTAGTCCAAAAGCTATAACACCAGAACCATCTTTCAGTCTAAAAGCTGAAACACCAGTACCAATTCCTAGTCCAAAAGTTGCAACACCAGTACCAAGTCCTAGTCCAAAAGCTGCAACACCAGAACCATCTTTCAGTCCAAAAGCTGAGACACCAGTACCAATTCCTAGTCCAAAAGTTGCAACACCAGTACCAAGTCCTAGTCCAAAAGTTGCAACACCAATGCAGAGTCCTAGTCCGAAAGTTGCAACACCAGTACCAAGTCCTAGTCCAAAAGCTGTAACACCAGAACCAGTCCTCAGTTCAAAAGCAGCTACACCGGTACCAACTCCTAGTCCAAAAGCAGTTACACCGGTACCAACTAGTCCAAAAGCAGCTACACCGATACCAAGTCCTAGTCCAAAAGTGGCTACACCGGTACCAAGTCCTAGTCCAAAGACTGCTGCTTCAatagaagatttaaaaaatgatcaagAAGATCAATCAAGATCATCAAGTTCTAGATCAGTTAAATCTCCTACCAAATCAGTAAATTTACTAGAACCGGGATCTAGATCAATGACGCCTAGTCCTGACATCAAGGGATTCGATAACGGGAAACCTAGATCACTGACTCCCAAATCACCATCTCCGACCCCAGCTCCTGAATCTCCATCACCAAAAGCGATATCTCCATTGCCTAAAACTTCACCTCTTCCATCACCAACTCTAGCTCCCCCTTCCAAGTCTGGGTCTCCAGCGCCAGTGACTCCTGTTCCCTCATCTCCAATCGCAACACCTTCAATCCCAGCAACTCCAGGGACTGCATCCCCTAAGCCTCCAATTTCACCCAAAACTCCCGGGACTCCCAAAGAGGACAAAAAGAAAACTACTTTCGCTGATGACACAATCCAGGAGTCTGCAAGTGACCAAGTAAAATTTACGAGAATTGGGACTCCTGCGGTAATTGATAAGCCCGAACCGCCGCAGTGTCCACTTGACACCCCCAAATCTATGAAACGGTCAACTTCTGGGCGATCTATTAAATCAG aagccAATGAAAATGGAACAAGTAAAGCTACAGGAAATGAA CAGCCAACGACAAACGGCGTAGCTGTTTCGCCAACAAAAAAACCGTCAAAACCTAAAACAGTCGGATCACCCATCAAATCTCCAAGCAAATCTATTAAATCATTACCAAGAACTCCAGAGGCTGGTCCTCCGTcaactgataaaaaaa AATTGCCGATGAACAAAGTTCAAGTAGGCGCAGCCCCGTCACCAAATCTTAAAACAGTTCGTTCAAAAATAGGATCCCTGGAGAACGCGAGTTACAAACCAGGAggtggtaaaataaaaattgaaaacagaAAACTTGATTTTAGTAACGCCCAACCAAAAATCGCTGCTAAAAACGACAAATACACACCCAGTGGCGGCGACAAAAAG ATAACTCAAGTAAAACTACAATGGAATGCTAAACCCAAAGTCGGATCTCTTGATAACGCGACTTACAAACCCGGCGgcggtgataaaaaaatagaaactaTTAAACTCGATTTTAAAGACAAGGCTAAACCTAAAGTTGGATCTAAAGATAATGCTAAGCACACACCCGGCGGAGGAACTGTAAAg ATCGAGACGCAGAAGATTGATATCAAAGCTGAGAGCAAAGTTGGCTCGAAGGATAATATGAAACACAAACCAGGAGGTGGTGATAAGAAAATCTTCGATGACAAAGATTATTTACGACAAATGGGGGGTTCTTCAAATGCACAAAGTGTCAACGGTAGTGGTACTCAG
- the LOC130671947 gene encoding uncharacterized protein LOC130671947 isoform X6 gives MEPRPDDQAGRGVSQQLNQNQQRPAPLSPRYPINETGRLSGQPPPNLHRLDSRTSLSPSGSPQFPPPRPQFPQRLQSPGTPPGNFPRPPQGLQSPGRFPHPGSPGIRSPFPNQRLPFNPQNQIRPRPPLEATNSQLRFPPRIVTNNESLRTPRDLRLDKMEDDKNKRPVSRDGDEEDDDDDVVMDEKEVISSTTNNEPEQIQMSSKAESLSPSPKPMTPVPTPSPKAATPSPIPSPKVATPVPSPSPKAITPEPSFSLKAETPVPIPSPKVATPVPSPSPKAATPEPSFSPKAETPVPIPSPKVATPVPSPSPKVATPMQSPSPKVATPVPSPSPKAVTPEPVLSSKAATPVPTPSPKAVTPVPTSPKAATPIPSPSPKVATPVPSPSPKTAASIEDLKNDQEDQSRSSSSRSVKSPTKSVNLLEPGSRSMTPSPDIKGFDNGKPRSLTPKSPSPTPAPESPSPKAISPLPKTSPLPSPTLAPPSKSGSPAPVTPVPSSPIATPSIPATPGTASPKPPISPKTPGTPKEDKKKTTFADDTIQESASDQVKFTRIGTPAVIDKPEPPQCPLDTPKSMKRSTSGRSIKSEANENGTSKATGNEQPTTNGVAVSPTKKPSKPKTVGSPIKSPSKSIKSLPRTPEAGPPSTDKKKLPMNKVQVGAAPSPNLKTVRSKIGSLENASYKPGGGKIKIENRKLDFSNAQPKIAAKNDKYTPSGGDKKITQVKLQWNAKPKVGSLDNATYKPGGGDKKIETIKLDFKDKAKPKVGSKDNAKHTPGGGTVKSGATTPKTPQEMSDNSPVPSISDGKNGLPTSDENLNQEY, from the exons ATGGAGCCGAGGCCTGATGACCAAGCAGGCAGAGGTGTATCG cAGCAACTTAACCAAAATCAACAGAGACCAGCTCCACTATCGCCAAGGTACCCAATAAACGAAACTGGTCGTTTAAGCGGGCAACCTCCGCCAAATCTTCACAGACTCGACAGTCGTACTTCCCTATCACCAAGCGGTTCTCCACAGTTTCCACCACCGCGTCCACAATTTCCTCAGCGGCTTCAAAGCCCAGGAACTCCTCCCGGTAACTTTCCACGTCCTCCACAAGGTCTTCAAAGTCCAGGACGATTTCCTCATCCGGGATCTCCAGGAATCCGTTCTCCATTTCCAAATCAACGATTGCCTTTCAATCCTCAGAATCAAATAAGACCTAGGCCTCCTCTGGAAGCCACCAACTCACAATTACGTTTTCCTCCACGAATAGTTACCAACAATGAAAGCTTAAGGACACCGCGAGATCTACGACTAGACAAAATGgaagatgataaaaataagagACCAGTTTCACGTGACGGGGACGAAGaagatgatgacgatgatgtTGTCATGGATGAAAAAGAAGTGATAAGTTCTACAACGAACAATGAACCTGAACAGATTCAAATGTCTTCAAAGGCTGAAAGTCTTAGTCCTAGTCCAAAACCAATGACTCCCGTACCAACTCCAAGTCCAAAAGCTGCTACTCCATCACCAATCCCTAGTCCAAAAGTTGCAACACCAGTACCAAGTCCTAGTCCAAAAGCTATAACACCAGAACCATCTTTCAGTCTAAAAGCTGAAACACCAGTACCAATTCCTAGTCCAAAAGTTGCAACACCAGTACCAAGTCCTAGTCCAAAAGCTGCAACACCAGAACCATCTTTCAGTCCAAAAGCTGAGACACCAGTACCAATTCCTAGTCCAAAAGTTGCAACACCAGTACCAAGTCCTAGTCCAAAAGTTGCAACACCAATGCAGAGTCCTAGTCCGAAAGTTGCAACACCAGTACCAAGTCCTAGTCCAAAAGCTGTAACACCAGAACCAGTCCTCAGTTCAAAAGCAGCTACACCGGTACCAACTCCTAGTCCAAAAGCAGTTACACCGGTACCAACTAGTCCAAAAGCAGCTACACCGATACCAAGTCCTAGTCCAAAAGTGGCTACACCGGTACCAAGTCCTAGTCCAAAGACTGCTGCTTCAatagaagatttaaaaaatgatcaagAAGATCAATCAAGATCATCAAGTTCTAGATCAGTTAAATCTCCTACCAAATCAGTAAATTTACTAGAACCGGGATCTAGATCAATGACGCCTAGTCCTGACATCAAGGGATTCGATAACGGGAAACCTAGATCACTGACTCCCAAATCACCATCTCCGACCCCAGCTCCTGAATCTCCATCACCAAAAGCGATATCTCCATTGCCTAAAACTTCACCTCTTCCATCACCAACTCTAGCTCCCCCTTCCAAGTCTGGGTCTCCAGCGCCAGTGACTCCTGTTCCCTCATCTCCAATCGCAACACCTTCAATCCCAGCAACTCCAGGGACTGCATCCCCTAAGCCTCCAATTTCACCCAAAACTCCCGGGACTCCCAAAGAGGACAAAAAGAAAACTACTTTCGCTGATGACACAATCCAGGAGTCTGCAAGTGACCAAGTAAAATTTACGAGAATTGGGACTCCTGCGGTAATTGATAAGCCCGAACCGCCGCAGTGTCCACTTGACACCCCCAAATCTATGAAACGGTCAACTTCTGGGCGATCTATTAAATCAG aagccAATGAAAATGGAACAAGTAAAGCTACAGGAAATGAA CAGCCAACGACAAACGGCGTAGCTGTTTCGCCAACAAAAAAACCGTCAAAACCTAAAACAGTCGGATCACCCATCAAATCTCCAAGCAAATCTATTAAATCATTACCAAGAACTCCAGAGGCTGGTCCTCCGTcaactgataaaaaaa AATTGCCGATGAACAAAGTTCAAGTAGGCGCAGCCCCGTCACCAAATCTTAAAACAGTTCGTTCAAAAATAGGATCCCTGGAGAACGCGAGTTACAAACCAGGAggtggtaaaataaaaattgaaaacagaAAACTTGATTTTAGTAACGCCCAACCAAAAATCGCTGCTAAAAACGACAAATACACACCCAGTGGCGGCGACAAAAAG ATAACTCAAGTAAAACTACAATGGAATGCTAAACCCAAAGTCGGATCTCTTGATAACGCGACTTACAAACCCGGCGgcggtgataaaaaaatagaaactaTTAAACTCGATTTTAAAGACAAGGCTAAACCTAAAGTTGGATCTAAAGATAATGCTAAGCACACACCCGGCGGAGGAACTGTAAAg TCGGGTGCAACAACGCCCAAGACTCCCCAGGAAATGTCGGACAAC
- the LOC130671947 gene encoding uncharacterized protein LOC130671947 isoform X7: protein MEPRPDDQAGRGVSQQLNQNQQRPAPLSPRYPINETGRLSGQPPPNLHRLDSRTSLSPSGSPQFPPPRPQFPQRLQSPGTPPGNFPRPPQGLQSPGRFPHPGSPGIRSPFPNQRLPFNPQNQIRPRPPLEATNSQLRFPPRIVTNNESLRTPRDLRLDKMEDDKNKRPVSRDGDEEDDDDDVVMDEKEVISSTTNNEPEQIQMSSKAESLSPSPKPMTPVPTPSPKAATPSPIPSPKVATPVPSPSPKAITPEPSFSLKAETPVPIPSPKVATPVPSPSPKAATPEPSFSPKAETPVPIPSPKVATPVPSPSPKVATPMQSPSPKVATPVPSPSPKAVTPEPVLSSKAATPVPTPSPKAVTPVPTSPKAATPIPSPSPKVATPVPSPSPKTAASIEDLKNDQEDQSRSSSSRSVKSPTKSVNLLEPGSRSMTPSPDIKGFDNGKPRSLTPKSPSPTPAPESPSPKAISPLPKTSPLPSPTLAPPSKSGSPAPVTPVPSSPIATPSIPATPGTASPKPPISPKTPGTPKEDKKKTTFADDTIQESASDQVKFTRIGTPAVIDKPEPPQCPLDTPKSMKRSTSGRSIKSEANENGTSKATGNEQPTTNGVAVSPTKKPSKPKTVGSPIKSPSKSIKSLPRTPEAGPPSTDKKKLPMNKVQVGAAPSPNLKTVRSKIGSLENASYKPGGGKIKIENRKLDFSNAQPKIAAKNDKYTPSGGDKKITQVKLQWNAKPKVGSLDNATYKPGGGDKKIETIKLDFKDKAKPKVGSKDNAKHTPGGGTVKSPVPSISDGKNGLPTSDENLNQEY, encoded by the exons ATGGAGCCGAGGCCTGATGACCAAGCAGGCAGAGGTGTATCG cAGCAACTTAACCAAAATCAACAGAGACCAGCTCCACTATCGCCAAGGTACCCAATAAACGAAACTGGTCGTTTAAGCGGGCAACCTCCGCCAAATCTTCACAGACTCGACAGTCGTACTTCCCTATCACCAAGCGGTTCTCCACAGTTTCCACCACCGCGTCCACAATTTCCTCAGCGGCTTCAAAGCCCAGGAACTCCTCCCGGTAACTTTCCACGTCCTCCACAAGGTCTTCAAAGTCCAGGACGATTTCCTCATCCGGGATCTCCAGGAATCCGTTCTCCATTTCCAAATCAACGATTGCCTTTCAATCCTCAGAATCAAATAAGACCTAGGCCTCCTCTGGAAGCCACCAACTCACAATTACGTTTTCCTCCACGAATAGTTACCAACAATGAAAGCTTAAGGACACCGCGAGATCTACGACTAGACAAAATGgaagatgataaaaataagagACCAGTTTCACGTGACGGGGACGAAGaagatgatgacgatgatgtTGTCATGGATGAAAAAGAAGTGATAAGTTCTACAACGAACAATGAACCTGAACAGATTCAAATGTCTTCAAAGGCTGAAAGTCTTAGTCCTAGTCCAAAACCAATGACTCCCGTACCAACTCCAAGTCCAAAAGCTGCTACTCCATCACCAATCCCTAGTCCAAAAGTTGCAACACCAGTACCAAGTCCTAGTCCAAAAGCTATAACACCAGAACCATCTTTCAGTCTAAAAGCTGAAACACCAGTACCAATTCCTAGTCCAAAAGTTGCAACACCAGTACCAAGTCCTAGTCCAAAAGCTGCAACACCAGAACCATCTTTCAGTCCAAAAGCTGAGACACCAGTACCAATTCCTAGTCCAAAAGTTGCAACACCAGTACCAAGTCCTAGTCCAAAAGTTGCAACACCAATGCAGAGTCCTAGTCCGAAAGTTGCAACACCAGTACCAAGTCCTAGTCCAAAAGCTGTAACACCAGAACCAGTCCTCAGTTCAAAAGCAGCTACACCGGTACCAACTCCTAGTCCAAAAGCAGTTACACCGGTACCAACTAGTCCAAAAGCAGCTACACCGATACCAAGTCCTAGTCCAAAAGTGGCTACACCGGTACCAAGTCCTAGTCCAAAGACTGCTGCTTCAatagaagatttaaaaaatgatcaagAAGATCAATCAAGATCATCAAGTTCTAGATCAGTTAAATCTCCTACCAAATCAGTAAATTTACTAGAACCGGGATCTAGATCAATGACGCCTAGTCCTGACATCAAGGGATTCGATAACGGGAAACCTAGATCACTGACTCCCAAATCACCATCTCCGACCCCAGCTCCTGAATCTCCATCACCAAAAGCGATATCTCCATTGCCTAAAACTTCACCTCTTCCATCACCAACTCTAGCTCCCCCTTCCAAGTCTGGGTCTCCAGCGCCAGTGACTCCTGTTCCCTCATCTCCAATCGCAACACCTTCAATCCCAGCAACTCCAGGGACTGCATCCCCTAAGCCTCCAATTTCACCCAAAACTCCCGGGACTCCCAAAGAGGACAAAAAGAAAACTACTTTCGCTGATGACACAATCCAGGAGTCTGCAAGTGACCAAGTAAAATTTACGAGAATTGGGACTCCTGCGGTAATTGATAAGCCCGAACCGCCGCAGTGTCCACTTGACACCCCCAAATCTATGAAACGGTCAACTTCTGGGCGATCTATTAAATCAG aagccAATGAAAATGGAACAAGTAAAGCTACAGGAAATGAA CAGCCAACGACAAACGGCGTAGCTGTTTCGCCAACAAAAAAACCGTCAAAACCTAAAACAGTCGGATCACCCATCAAATCTCCAAGCAAATCTATTAAATCATTACCAAGAACTCCAGAGGCTGGTCCTCCGTcaactgataaaaaaa AATTGCCGATGAACAAAGTTCAAGTAGGCGCAGCCCCGTCACCAAATCTTAAAACAGTTCGTTCAAAAATAGGATCCCTGGAGAACGCGAGTTACAAACCAGGAggtggtaaaataaaaattgaaaacagaAAACTTGATTTTAGTAACGCCCAACCAAAAATCGCTGCTAAAAACGACAAATACACACCCAGTGGCGGCGACAAAAAG ATAACTCAAGTAAAACTACAATGGAATGCTAAACCCAAAGTCGGATCTCTTGATAACGCGACTTACAAACCCGGCGgcggtgataaaaaaatagaaactaTTAAACTCGATTTTAAAGACAAGGCTAAACCTAAAGTTGGATCTAAAGATAATGCTAAGCACACACCCGGCGGAGGAACTGTAAAg